The window TCCGACCGGGGTGATGCCCTGGCGAAAGGGAGTTCTGGTGAGCGCGGCGCCGGAAGTTTTTTACGCTGAGGACACCGACGGCGATGGGAAGGCTGATTTGCGCAAGCCCATCCTCGCTGGGTTTCGCGAAGGCAACCAGCAGCACCGCGTCAATGGCTTCGAGTATGGTCTCGACAACTGGATCTATGGGGCCAACGGAGACAGCGGAGGACAAATCCGATCGGTCGGAACGCTGGGCCCGGTATCCAGCGCGGCAATTATCAATGACCGCGGCGTGGACCTCCGCGGCCGTGATTTTCGATTCCGTCCGGACGCGCCGAACCGCGCCGCGTTTGAAACCGTCGAGGGCCAAACGCAGTTTGGACGCCGGCGGGATGACTGGGGAAATTGGTTCGGAAACAACAATCCCAATTGGGTCTGGCATTATTTCCTGCCGGAACACTACTTGACCCGCAATCCGCATCTCGCGGTAAGGACGCAGAGGAAGGTTCTGGCCAATTATCCCGAATCGACGCGCGTTTTCGCCATCAGCCGAAGCCTCCAGCGATTTAACGACATCGGGATGCTCAATCATGTCACCTCGGGTTGCAGCGCTGCGCCGTACCGGGATGACCTCTTCGGCCCGGACTTCGCCACGAGCGTCTTCATCAGCGAGCCGGTTCACAATGCCGTGCATCGGGAGGTGCTCGAACCGGACGGCGTCACGTTCAAAAGCCGCCGCCCGGCCGACGAACTCGACCGCGAATTCCTGGCGTCCACCGACAACTGGTTTCGCCCGATCACGCTCAAGACCGGACCAGACGGCGCGCTTTACATCGCGGACATGTATCGGCTCGTGTTGGAGCATCCGGAATGGATTCCGCCAGACACGCAGAAGCGTTTTGATTTGCGCGCAGGCAGCGACCTGGGACGGATTTACCGGGTTTATCCGGAGGGCGCGAAACTAAGGCCAATTCCGAAGCTCGACCCACTCGATGCCGCCGGTTTAGCGCACGCGCTCGACAGCTCGAACGGCTGGCAGCGCGACACCGCCCAGGGGCTTTTGGTCCAATACGGGGCGCGATATCGCCTGGGGAATCGAACGGTCGTTCCCCAACTGGAGCAACTGGCCGCTCGGAGCAAGAATCCCAAAGTGCGTCTCCAAACGCTTTGCACGCTTGACGGTCTTGGCGCGTTGAGTCCGGGCGCGCTCAGAGTTGCTTTGGACGATGTTCATCCTCGGGTGCGTCAGCACGCCGTGCGCCTGAGCGAACCAGTCTTGAGGGGAGCAAGCGGGCGCTCGACTTCGCAGAACCCGACGCTCACCGGCACGCTTCTTAACCTGGCGGATGATCCGAGCATTGCCGTGCGATATCAGTTGGCTTTCACGCTCGGTGAATGGAGCAGTCCTCGCGCGGGCAAAGCTCTTTTGAAACTCGCGCTCCAGGACTTTCAGAACCCGGAAGTGCAAACCGCAGTCCTGAGTTCGGCGCCGCCTCACGTCGAGACTCTGCTCGCGGCGATTCTCCAGGAGTCCGACCGCGACACGCACGCGTCTTTGATCGAGCAACTCATCGACCTGGCGACGCGCCTCGACAAACAGAAAGCCGTCGCCGCAGCCCTCCAGCAAGCCAGTCAGCCGGGCGGCGAGCGGACGGCGCTGTGGCAGATCACGGCGGCGGCCGGCTTCCTGGATGCCGCAGAACGTGAGCGAGGGAATCTGGCTCAATTTCAAACTCAAACGGGTCCTGAGCTTCAGGAATCCATCCGGCGGCTGGAAACACTGTTCGCCAAGGCGCGGCAACTGCTCCTCGACAATCGCGCGCCGGAATCCCTTCGCGGCGCGGCGATGCGGCTGATGGGGCGCGGACTGAATCGACGCTCCGAGGACATCGCGGACCTTGCGAAACTGTTGGCGCCTCAAGTTCCCACCGCGCTGCAGAAGACGGCGCTCGGAAACCTGGCCAAACTGAGCGACCCCACCGTTGCGGAGGTTCTGCTTCAGGGCTGGAGAGCGTTGCTGCCGGCCTTGCACAATGACGTGCTCGATCTGTTGCTCACCCGCCCGGTCTGGACCGAGAAAGTCGTGGCCGCGCTGGAGCAAGAGCACCTCGCGGCCGGCCAATTGAACGCGGCCCAACGCCAGAAACTGACCGGCCACTCGCAAGCCGCGATTCGCGACCGCGCTCAAAAGCTGTTCGCCGCTCAACAGGACCGAAAGAAAGTCGTGAAGGATTACGAGGCGGCCCTCGGTCTGAACGGGGACAGCGCTAATGGCGCGGGCTTGTTCCGCCAGCATTGCGCGAGTTGCCATCGGTTCCGCGAGGAGGGCATTGCACTCGGCCCGGACCTCGGCGCCCTGTCGAGTAAATCGCCGCAGGTGTTGCTTCTGGCGATTCTCGATCCCAACCAGACCGTGGAGACCCGCTACATCAGCTATTCGGCGGTCACGAAATCGGGCCGCGAACTGACCGGCGTTATCACCGCCGAGACGCCCACGAGCCTCTCCTTGCGCAATGCGAACGGCGCGGAAGAGGTAGTGCTGCGGAACGACTTGATCGAGCTGACCAGTTCGGGTCTCTCGCTGATGCCGGAAGGTTTCGAGCAGTCGCTCAAACCTCAAGACATGGCCGATCTCATCGCCTACCTGACGGGACCTGGACTTTGACGCTTGCCCCAAGGGTCTGTGCAAAAATAACTTCCGGTTTTGGCGGGAGCGCCGCCTGGCCGGATGCAAGGCGCGAGGAGGGAGCATCCCCGTTTTGGGGCTGTGACCGACGAGCAACGCCGCAGCCGGCCAGGCCCCGCCCCGGAGGGCTGGGGCGATTTCGCTTTCTGGCTTCGTTTCTCCTCAGAGCGTGTCCGAAAATTCCGCGGGGTCCTGTTTTCGCGCCAAAGGCCGGATGGCGAGGCGCAACGAAGGAGAATATCCTCCCTGGATCTTCGACTGAGGAGCAACGAAGCCAGGCGGCCTTTGGCGCGAAAACCCTCCGGGCGGCGGGTCTTTTGTCCGTGGCCTGCGTTGGCTCGGTCCTTACAGCCCGCGTTGGGGATGCTCAGACCTCGCCGCCTTGGCCACAGCCAAAATCCCTCGCCGCAGGACCCCGCGCAATTTTCGGACACGCTCTCAGTCGCAGAGCCCTGGCTATGCTCCTTCGTCGTGCCTCGCCAGAAAGCGAAATCGCCTCCAGCAAAACCGGAATTTATTTTTGTACAGACCCTTAACCCCTTTTCCCAACTTCCCGCTGAAACGAACGGGAGGAGGCTCTGACTTTCAGGCGGAGAGAAGTGAGCCTCCTTGCGGCAGCCTCGACCCAAGGGTTCACGGCAAGCCGCCTGTTGCGTTTTCATCGGCTCAGGCGCCAAGAACCAAACCATTGGAGCGCCGAACTCCGATTCGGCCCGGTTCGAACCTAGGCAGGCTTCGCGCCGATTCGGAGATCGGCCCTCCGGTTCTGGAAGAGCCATTGGTCTTGCCGCCTTTCCGCGACGCCTCGGTCAGAAGCATGTTCGTGGTTCGTCGTTCGTGGATCGTGGCAGCACCGACACGACTCGCGTTCAGCAACGAGCAACGATCAACGAACCACGAACAACAAACCACGAACAAAGAACAAAGAACAACGAGCAAAGAACCACTATCCCTGCCCTACCCTGGATCGATCGTCGCACCCTCCGTTCCCGCACGACGGAACTTTTGCGCCAGGTCGGCCTCGATCATCCACCGGACACTCCCGTCGAGCGCCTATCCGCCGGGGAACGACAGCTCGTCGCCACATCCTCCCTGATGTGACCCCAATCCCACACCAATCCCTGATCACTGAATACTGATTACCGATTCGATCGTTGGGTTTCCCGCCCGGCAATTTGCCGGTACTTCGCGCGGGCTTCGCTGAGTTGGCTCCGCACGTGTTCGAGGCTCACCGGAATTTTATCGCGTCGCTTCAGGTCCGCTTCGAGGCGATCGATCCACGCGAGGAAGAATTCGGCGTCCGCTTTGGCGTCCAAAGGGCGCTTTGGAAATTCGATGTAGATGGGACTCGTGTGCGCATTCAGGGGCACGCCGACTGAGCTGCGTTGCGCGCTGGAGGTCCGCAAAGCAATCCAGCCGCTCTGGTCGAGAGGCAACTCCTGGTCGAGCACCGCCTGGAGTTTGTCGGCGGAAAGCTTGCCCTGAGCAACGGCGCGGCCATTGTAAATCAATTCCAGTTTGTCCAATTCGTTTTGCGCCCAAGCCCGGCCACGGATTTTCACTGCGCGCGGGGAATCGAGGCGAATCGCTTGCCCCAGCTCTGCGCCTTCGACCTCGAACTCCAGCATCGGCCCGGTGGTTACGAAACTTCGCCCGGCTTGCTGTTGCCGCACCCAATCGAGATAAACGAGACCGTTCGTGAGTTTCACGTAAGCGCGTCCCCAGCCAGGAGGATAGCTGCTGACGCGATTCAAAAAGCAGTCCGTTCCGGCCGCCGCCGGAAGACGAAATCCGCAATTCAGCAAGCGATACCACAAACGGACGGACGCGTCGTAGCCGCCTCCCATCACGTCAAGCGTGTCGATCCGACCGAGCGCGGCATCGACCGGCAATCCTTTCGCGGAATACGCGGTGCC of the Verrucomicrobiota bacterium genome contains:
- a CDS encoding c-type cytochrome; its protein translation is MRTRLIILRNRFSNFVLWRRRASPDHEPQGRASLSPASRAGSVPSASSGLPGRTRPAWFIGAMLAVLSLRLAAAPPDGNRLAYLDENDPFYVHRDFPKLTTPQWIGEPGVEAAVILAIDDLRDPKKYETYLRPILERLKKIDGRAPVSIYCNALDPEQPQFQTWLAEGLSLDVHTLSHPCPLLAKGNFQAAVDTVNGGIDLLHRIPNNKAVAYRMPCCDSINSPSPRFYAEIFNRRTSAGHFLTIDSSVMNITTPKDKSLPRDLVVDADGREKFRKYVPFPSFVTTIEDYPYPYVIGKLCWEFPAMAPSDWEAQHLHGTNNPVTVADWKAALDATVLKQGLFTFIFHPHGWIRPDQMVECIDYVVQKYGTKVKFLNFREAQERIDKFLLAGQPLRAANGQDNGVRMIDLNHDNYLDVVIGNGAVRKTRVWSPKDRRWMESEFPTWLVFSSHEGDSQDAAVKFGVLTPDGFATMLVNGSAKGAWQFDGARWVTHKWLLNGLELDGQPVLTASQSTDRGVRLRDLDRDGLNELIVGNEAQNAVFKWSAPESTWKKLAYALPRGTALVDAQGRDQGFRFVDLNDDGYDDAVFSNERAFSIHLFVPKLYLGFQPGWTREVVSGKRGDAGEIPMIARGGEAPNNGAWFHSRHLWVQNEDTAALQDLVDRRSFGDLLGGLQPKAKSPQAALESMRVRRGFKIELVAHEPLVKDPISFEWGADGKLWVVEMGDYPLGIDGQGKSGGVVRFLEDTDSDGRYDKSTVFLDGVNFPTGVMPWRKGVLVSAAPEVFYAEDTDGDGKADLRKPILAGFREGNQQHRVNGFEYGLDNWIYGANGDSGGQIRSVGTLGPVSSAAIINDRGVDLRGRDFRFRPDAPNRAAFETVEGQTQFGRRRDDWGNWFGNNNPNWVWHYFLPEHYLTRNPHLAVRTQRKVLANYPESTRVFAISRSLQRFNDIGMLNHVTSGCSAAPYRDDLFGPDFATSVFISEPVHNAVHREVLEPDGVTFKSRRPADELDREFLASTDNWFRPITLKTGPDGALYIADMYRLVLEHPEWIPPDTQKRFDLRAGSDLGRIYRVYPEGAKLRPIPKLDPLDAAGLAHALDSSNGWQRDTAQGLLVQYGARYRLGNRTVVPQLEQLAARSKNPKVRLQTLCTLDGLGALSPGALRVALDDVHPRVRQHAVRLSEPVLRGASGRSTSQNPTLTGTLLNLADDPSIAVRYQLAFTLGEWSSPRAGKALLKLALQDFQNPEVQTAVLSSAPPHVETLLAAILQESDRDTHASLIEQLIDLATRLDKQKAVAAALQQASQPGGERTALWQITAAAGFLDAAERERGNLAQFQTQTGPELQESIRRLETLFAKARQLLLDNRAPESLRGAAMRLMGRGLNRRSEDIADLAKLLAPQVPTALQKTALGNLAKLSDPTVAEVLLQGWRALLPALHNDVLDLLLTRPVWTEKVVAALEQEHLAAGQLNAAQRQKLTGHSQAAIRDRAQKLFAAQQDRKKVVKDYEAALGLNGDSANGAGLFRQHCASCHRFREEGIALGPDLGALSSKSPQVLLLAILDPNQTVETRYISYSAVTKSGRELTGVITAETPTSLSLRNANGAEEVVLRNDLIELTSSGLSLMPEGFEQSLKPQDMADLIAYLTGPGL